Proteins encoded by one window of Bacillus rossius redtenbacheri isolate Brsri chromosome 14, Brsri_v3, whole genome shotgun sequence:
- the LOC134538917 gene encoding uncharacterized protein LOC134538917, whose product MQASGSVGAVQMSLLFLATALLAATMAAPAEADDDLLAAGGAGGAAAVRAKRCANVWDTSCTNSKANGASRDDQFLSSGNTPGKRTPELGGLTGDFYPKRCANVWDTSCTNSQANGASRDDQFLSSGNTPGKRTPELVALTGDFSPKRCANVWDTSCTNSQANGASRDDQFLSSGNTPGKRTPELGGLTGDFYPKRCANVWDTSCTNSQANGASRDDQFLSSGNTPGKRTPELGGLTGDFSPKRCANVWDTSCTNSQANGASRDDQFLSSGNTPGKRTPELGGLTGDFSPKRCANVWDTSCTNSQANGASRDDQFLSSGNTPGKRTPELGALTGDFYPKRCANIWDDSCSNAQTNGASRDDQFLSSGNSPGKRDARSEVRAAIRYCQEHPSVAACKHLFGN is encoded by the exons ATGCAGGCGAGCGGTTCCGTAGGCGCCGTGCAGATGTCACTGCTGTTCCTGGCgacagcgctcctggcggcgacCATGGCAGCTCCTGCAGAGGCTGACGACGACCTCCTGGCCGC TGGCGGGGCAGGAGGCGCGGCGGCGGTCCGTGCCAAGCGCTGCGCCAACGTGTGGGACACCAGCTGCACCAACAGCAAGGCGAACGGCGCATCCAGAGACGACCAGTTCCTGTCCTCTGGCAACACCCCGGGCAAGAGAACACCTGAACTGGGTGGCCTGACTGGGGACTTCTACCCCAAGCGCTGCGCCAACGTGTGGGACACCAGCTGCACCAACAGCCAGGCGAACGGCGCCTCCAGGGACGACCAGTTCCTGTCCTCTGGCAACACCCCTGGGAAGAGAACACCTGAACTGGTTGCCCTGACCGGGGACTTCTCCCCCAAGCGCTGCGCCAACGTGTGGGACACCAGCTGCACCAACAGCCAGGCGAACGGCGCCTCCAGGGACGACCAGTTCCTGTCCTCTGGCAACACCCCGGGCAAGAGAACACCTGAACTCGGTGGCCTGACTGGGGACTTCTACCCCAAGCGCTGCGCCAACGTGTGGGACACCAGCTGCACCAACAGCCAGGCGAACGGCGCCTCCAGGGACGACCAGTTCCTGTCCTCTGGCAACACCCCGGGCAAGAGAACACCTGAACTGGGTGGCCTGACTGGGGACTTCTCCCCCAAGCGCTGCGCCAACGTGTGGGACACCAGCTGCACCAACAGCCAGGCGAACGGCGCCTCCAGGGACGACCAGTTCCTGTCCTCTGGCAACACCCCTGGCAAGAGAACACCCGAACTGGGTGGCCTGACCGGGGACTTCTCCCCCAAGCGCTGCGCCAACGTGTGGGACACCAGCTGCACCAACAGCCAGGCGAACGGCGCCTCCAGGGACGACCAGTTCCTGTCCTCTGGCAACACCCCTGGCAAGAGAACACCTGAACTGGGTGCCCTGACCGGGGACTTCTACCCCAAGCGGTGCGCCAACATCTGGGACGACAGCTGCAGCAATGCGCAGACAAACGGCGCATCCAGAGACGACCAGTTCCTGTCCTCTGGCAACAGCCCTGGCAAACGTGATGCCAGGTCGGAGGTGCGGGCTGCGATTCGTTACTGCCAAGAACATCCTTCAGTGGCCGCATGCAAGCACCTCTTCGGCAACTGA